A DNA window from Molothrus ater isolate BHLD 08-10-18 breed brown headed cowbird chromosome 2, BPBGC_Mater_1.1, whole genome shotgun sequence contains the following coding sequences:
- the MOGAT2 gene encoding 2-acylglycerol O-acyltransferase 2, with protein MKIEFAPRSVPLQRRLQTAAVAQWVCSFLGLAQCSTAVFIALFFTRFWLVSALYAAWWFIDREKPSKGGRRIHVFRNCIVWRYMRDYFPVTLVKTAELDPRQNYLVGFHPHGVLAAGAFINFCTEASGFSTLFPGITPHLMMLSLWFRFPFFRDYVMSGGLIPSDKESASYVLQKPEGGNLLAIIVGGAQEALDARPGSFTLLLKNRKGFVRLAIQNGTPLIPAFSFGENDVFDQVKNPQGSWLRKIQHCLQQIMGISLPLFHARGIFQYSFGVIPYRRPICTVVGKPIPVQKKHKPSEEEVDQLHEKYLNELSELFEKHKAKYNIPEDSHLEFI; from the exons CACAGTGCTCTACTGCTGTCTTCATCGCCCTCTTCTTCACTCGTTTTTGGCTGGTCAGTGCCCTCTATGCTGCCTGGTGGTTCATAGACAGGGAGAAACCCAGCAAGGGTGGGCGGCGGATCCACGTCTTCCGGAACTGCATCGTTTGGAGGTACATGAGGGACTATTTCCCCGTCACA TTGGTgaagacagcagagctggaccCTCGGCAGAACTACCTGGTGGGATTTCATCCCCACGGagtcctggcagctggagccttTATCAATTTCTGCACAGAGGCATCTGGCTTTTCCACACTCTTCCCAGGCATCACCCCCCACCTGATGATGCTTTCCCTGTGGTTTCGCTTCCCGTTCTTCAGGGACTATGTGATGAGTGGAG gcctcATCCCCTCTGACAAGGAGAGTGCATCCTATGTGCTGCAGAAGCCAGAGGGTGGGAACTTGCTGGCCATCATTGTTGGTGGGGCACAGGAGGCTCTGGATGCCCGTCCAGGATCCTTCACCTTGCTGCTGAAGAACAGGAAGGGATTTGTGCGCCTGGCCATCCAGAATGG cacccctctgatccctgccttttcctttgggGAGAATGATGTCTTTGACCAGGTGAAGAAtccccagggctcctggctgCGGAAGATTCAGCATTGTCTCCAGCAGATCATGGGcatctcccttcccctcttccATGCACGAGGCATCTTCCAGTACAGCTTTGGGGTGATACCCTACCGGCGGCCCATCTGCACCGTGG TTGGGAAGCCAATTCCAGTGCAGAAGAAGCACAAACCCTCTGAGGAAGAAGTTGATCAACTCCATGAAAAATACCTAAATGAGTTGTCCGAGCTCTTTGAGAAGCACAAAGCTAAATACAACATCCCAGAAGATAGCCACCTGGAATTTATATAG